A genome region from Purpureocillium takamizusanense chromosome 8, complete sequence includes the following:
- a CDS encoding uncharacterized protein (EggNog:ENOG503P0KW~TransMembrane:7 (o15-36i56-78o115-136i148-174o194-219i231-254o266-287i)): MASTPAPDAEAAQRAFQQFATEAWTLLAVGLSVILLRTYSRIRSVGLKGLRADDFLVWLAGVLYAGETGLAYSVGFHAHGLANNGMTDSQRAGLSPDSDEFRLRIVGCKIQLAGWSSYSTLLWTLKASLLVFYMRLTAGLDRHYIVRIYVGFALLASTWLTVELNLLLACRPFYKYWQIFPDPGNVCQPAVSNQVIWVYFTFNVLTDLYLISIPVPMLWNATLRPLKKIGFLILFSGGLFIVACATLRCILIVTDPVNGAQLAGSWAVRETFVAVVTTNMPLVVPLLQHWAKLAAGSMPSIRSSRKSDKSKIIVRTFGGGQAQSWRGRGPPSANPIPDITFSESEERMVVRGDVHMQNISECSSA, from the exons TTCGACTCCAGCACCCGACGCGGAGGCGGCTCAGCGAGCCTTCCAACAGTTCGCAACTGAGGCATGGACCCTGTTGGCCGTTGGCCTGTCGGTGATCCTCCTGAGAACCTATTCTCGCATTCGTTCGGTTGGCCTCAAGGGTCTGCGTGCCGACGACTTCCTTGTTTGGCTTGCAGGG GTACTTTATGCAGGCGAAACAGGCTTGGCTTATTCGGTTGGGTTTCATGCCCACGGTCTCGCGAACAATGGCATGACAGACTCGCAACGCGCTGGACTATCGCCAGACAGCGATGAGTTCCGATTGAG GATCGTAGGCTGCAAGATCCAGCTCGCTGGATGGTCAAGCTATTCCACCCTCTTGTGGACACTCAAAGCATCGCTTCTTGTGTTTTATATGCGATTGACT GCTGGCCTTGACCGACACTACATCGTTCGGATCTATGTTGGCTTCGCCCTGTTGGCCTCGACGTGGCTGACAGTCGAGCTGAACCTATTACTCGCTTGTCGACCTTTCTACAAGTACTGGCAGATTTTCCCAGACCCCGGCA ACGTATGCCAGCCGGCCGTGTCCAACCAAGTCATTTGGGTCTATTTCACGTTCAATGTCCTCACAGACTTGTACTTGATCTCGATTCCGGTCCCCATGCTGTGGAACGCTACACTTCGTCCGCTGAAGAAAATCGGGTTTCTCATCTTGTTTAGCGGCGGCCTGTTCATCGTGGCCTGCGCTACGCTCCGATGTATCCTAATCGTGACC GACCCGGTGAATGGCGCCCAGCTTGCCGGATCATGGGCCGTGCGTGAAACGTTTGTCGCTGTCGTCACGACCAACATGCCGCTGGTGGTTCCACTGCTGCAGCACTGGGCCAAATTAGCAGCTGGATCGATGCCATCGATACGATCTTCCAGGAAATCGGACAAGTCTAAGATTATAGTGCGCACCTTTGGCGGAGGACAGGCACAgagctggcgcgggcgcggccctcCCTCAGCAAACCCGATCCCCGACATAACGTTTAGCGAGAGCGAGGAGAGAATGGTGGTCCGTGGCGATGTGCACATGCAGAACATCAGCGagtgcagcagcgcctga
- a CDS encoding uncharacterized protein (COG:S~TransMembrane:9 (i35-55o67-86i98-116o122-142i163-184o196-216i254-270o282-304i316-336o)~EggNog:ENOG503NXBA), with protein sequence MAANSTPSAVAEPSAVESGSVDTSPLKKTWYRSTLFNAFVIGIVGFLAPGLWNAMNALGAGGAQEPFLINAANALVFGLMGFLCLFGGPIANRIGLDWTLFLGAVGYPVYSAGLYANNRFGNVWLVLLGAAACGISAGLFWASEGAVALGYPEPEKRGKYMNIWLWFRTGGPLLGGVIVLALNHSAEAKKKGKVDAQTYLVFVALQCLAAPVALLLSPPGKVQRTDGSKVIVRAEKSLRAEFVALWKASLRKDILLLLPIFWASYFNQYNGNFQTYYFGVRARALIGFISNFGTLLSSQIMSMLLDYKGFPVKKRIVVGFWYSVALHIVAWVYGWVIQEKYTANPPAWDWEDAGFVEGFFVLLLWDFARQALQNWLYYFLATKTDNISELSRFCGILRGQESFAQAVSFGLNTKQWHGGRVPLAINTILLGLSVFPTWLAVKGHVPVETPKSSALHQDSDEFVSVDTAKISNNEKNEVSVAESSRGTTSGI encoded by the exons ATGGCCGCGAACTCAACACCATCTGCCGTGGCAGAGCCGTCTGCAGTAGAGTCTGGGTCCGTCGACACTAGCCCGCTCAAGAAAACATGGTACCGGTCGACGCTTTTTAACGCTTTTGTCATTGGCATTGTCGGTTTCCTTGCCCCGGGCCTATGGAATGCGATGAACGCCCTTGGAGCTGGCGGAGCCCAAGAGCCTTTCCTCATCAACGCCGCTAACGCACTGGTTTTTGGGCTCATGGGGTTCCTTTGCCTGTTTGGAGGTCCAATCGCCAACCGAATTGGATTGGACTGGACGCTCTTCCTAGGTGCAGTCGGCTATCCCGTTTACTCGGCTGGTCTCTACGCCAACAATCGGTTCGGCAACGTGTGGCTGGTTCTGCTCGGGGCAGCTGCATGCGGCATCTCGGCTGGTCTGTTCTGGGCGTCCGAAGGTGCTGTTGCGCTCGGATACCCAGAGCCAGAGAAGAGAGGCAAGTACATGAATATTTGGCTCTGGTTCCGGACGGGCGGCCCTTTACTCGGCGGTGTCATTGTACTGGCACTCAATCACAGCGCtgaggcgaagaagaagggcaaggtCGACGCGCAAACATACCTCGTCTTCGTGGCCTTGCAATGCCTGGCCGCGCCTGTCGCCTTACTTCTATCGCCCCCGGGTAAGGTTCAGCGTACAGACGGCAGTAAAGTCATTGTGCGGGCCGAGAAAAGCCTCAGAGCCGAGTTTGTAGCACTGTGGAAGGCCAGCTTGCGCAAGGACATCCTACTTCTGCTTCCTATTTTCTGGGCATCCTACTTCAATCAGTATAACGGCAACTTTCAGACCTATTACTTTGGtgtccgcgcccgcgccctcatTGGGTTCATCAGCAACTTCGGCACGCTCTTGTCGTCACAGATAATGAGCATGCTGCTGGACTACAAAGGATTTCCGGTCAAGAAGCGAATCGTCGTCGGTTTTTGGTATTCCGTGGCGCTGCACATTGTTGCTTGGGTCTACGGCTGGGTCATCCAAGAGAAATATACGGCAAATCCGCCAGCCTGGGACTGGGAGGACGCTGGATTCGTCGAGGGGTTTTTTGTTCTACTCCTGTGGGATTTTGCACGCCAGGCTCTGCAGAACTGGCTGTACTACTTCTTGGCTACGAAGACCGACAACATCTCCGAGCTAAGTCGGTTCTGCGGTATCCTACGAGGCCAAGAGAGCTTTGCGCAAGCCGTGAGCTTCGGACTCAACACGAAGCAATGGCACGGTGGGCGAGTTCCCCTGGCTATAAACACGATCCTCCTTG GCCTCTCCGTGTTTCCAACATGGCTTGCTGTAAAGGGCCATGTACCGGTCGAAACACCCAAGTCTAGTGCACTCCATCAAGACAGCGATGAATTTGTGTCGGTAGACACCGCAAAGATCAGCAACAATGAGAAAAACGAGGTTTCCGTGGCCGAGTCAAGCAGAGGAACTACCAGTGGAATTTAA
- a CDS encoding uncharacterized protein (COG:B~TransMembrane:1 (o493-513i)~EggNog:ENOG503NVF9) — protein MVGPLPSLPKIAELRDAFGDNKPPDISRKITACVACRKQKIKCHMMGSKPPCTRCRKRGLSCTVNRSLQMLLEDDVTWKHTMTHKLRRLEHIIDKMADALGLKDLRALADGDADLPLPRTPFDHQTLQGDPQPYDSTDREQLWEVTVDPHCEPASIPASCISAVRSPGSAGPPAIATSTLVSKGVISQEQAETLFGVYRDRLDHLLYRILGDHTGLESVVASSSLLTAAVCTVAALHSVDLGHLYDRCYRELRHLVAAQMLSKQHNADDVRGLCIGAFWLNGPSWALVGAAVRIASEIELHHSIYKALQGDRAAYMRTRLYYLVYVCDHHSSVLYGRPPMSHGCESIKAAMEFLGTEHATEDDVRLVTQVKIWSISGQVFDYFGVDVSKSLTPAQLPQLRRFSISLDTWYADWSDRFGPNANVGNYPAKGVGLHFHFAKLYLCSHAFRGIQNVQKNGGPRKLSPELEEVANTAVLCASSILGVMTADTEMQSYLNGLPLCFDMMIAFSVVFLLKVATKYPETVWMDKSKLFDLVAQTVQMLKGISHTMHENHLLVSVAKGLDKLVHKLQDPSPDEPAMAQNPVLHPSVAGCSSMHDDMEWVQDINTFDFFSLQTPLPELDSWPLNLDYDLHGHQIDRGG, from the exons ATGGTGGGACCCCTGCCCTCGTTACCCAAGATCGCCGAGCTGCGAGATGCCTTTGGTGACAACAAGCCGCCCGACATCAGCAGAAAGATCACTGCGTGTGTTGCCTGTCGGAAGCAAAAG ATCAAATGCCACATGATGGGAAGCAAGCCCCCTTGTACTCGCTGTAGGAAGCGGGGGTTATCGTGTACTGTGAATCGGAGCCTGCAGATGCTCCTGGAGGATGACGTTAC CTGGAAGCATACGATGACGCACAAGCTACGGCGTCTGGAGCACATCATCGATAAGATGGCAGACGCTTTGGGTTTGAAGGACCttcgcgccctcgccgacggggaCGCAGACTTGCCCCTTCCGCGTACGCCTTTCGACCATCAAACATTGCAAGGGGATCCTCAACCTTATGATTCTACGGATCGCGAACAATTGTGGGAAGTTACCGTCGATCCGCACTGCGAGCCCGCTTCCATTCCCGCATCCTGCATCTCGGCAGTGCGAAGCCCCGGTTCAGCAGGGCCTCCAGCTATAGCAACGTCCACGCTGGTCTCCAAGGGTGTGATATCGCAAGAGCAGGCCGAAACCCTTTTCGGCGTGTACCGCGATCGCCTAGACCACCTTCTCTACCGTATTCTCGGAGATCACACAGGCCTTGAGTCGGTAGTggccagctcgtccttgCTGACAGCGGCGGTTTgcaccgtcgcggcgctccACTCCGTTGATCTAGGCCATCTATACGACAGGTGCTATCGTGAGCTGCGCCACCTCGTGGCCGCGCAGATGCTATCAAAGCAGCACAACGCAGACGATGTCCGGGGGCTCTGCATCGGAGCTTTCTGGCTCAATGGCCCCTCGTGGGCGCTCGTAGGTGCTG CTGTGAGAATCGCGTCGGAAATTGAGCTGCACCATTCTATATACAAGGCCCTCCAAGGGGATCGAGCGGCGTACATGCGAACTCGGCTGTACTACCTTGTCTACGTTTGCGACCATCACAGCTCTGTCCTGTATGGACGTCCGCCCATGTCACACGGATGCGAAAGCATCAAGGCCGCAATGGAGTTCCTCGGCACCGAGCACGCAACCGAAGACGACGTCCGGCTCGTAACGCAGGTCAAGATTTGGTCCATCTCCGGACAAGTCTTTGACTATTTCGGTGTCGACGTCAGCAAGTCGCTGACTCCCGCACAACTGCCACAGCTAAGACGTTTCTCCATCTCACTGGACACCTGGTACGCGGACTGGAGCGATCGGTTCGGACCCAACGCCAACGTGGGCAACTACCCAGCCAAGGGCGTCGGACTTCACTTTCACTTTGCAAAACTGTACCTCTGCTCTCACGCATTTCGCGGCATCCAAAACGTGCAAAAGAATGGAGGGCCTCGAAAGCTGTCGCCCGAGCTGGAAGAAGTCGCCAACACCGCCGTCCTTTGtgcctcctccatcctcggcgtcatgACAGCTGACACTGAAATGCAATCATACCTCAATGGACTGCCTCTATGCTTCGACATGATGATAGCGTTCTCGGTCGTGTTCCTCCTCAAAGTCGCGACGAAATACCCCGAAACCGTTTGGATGGACAAGAGCAAACTGTttgacctcgtcgcgcaAACTGTGCAGATGCTCAAGGGCATTTCACACACTATGCACGAAAATCATCTCCTGGTGTCTGTAGCCAAAGGGCTGGACAAGCTGGTGCACAAACTCCAAGATCCATCGCCGGACgagccagccatggcgcagAACCCTGTCCTTCATCCGAGTGTTGCGGGCTGTTCTTCAATGCACGATGACATGGAGTGGGTGCAGGACATAAATACTTTCGACTTCTTCAGTTTGCAGACTCCCTTGCCCGAGCTCGACAGCTGGCCCTTGAATCTAGACTATGATCTGCATGGGCACCAGATAGACAGGGGTGGATAA
- a CDS encoding Nitronate monooxygenase (COG:E~EggNog:ENOG503P4YU), whose protein sequence is MASGPITTPFTTLMGIKHPVVLAGMARVSGGELAAAVSNAGGLGIIGGLQYTPDQLREIIAEMKANFARPDLPFGVDLAIPKVGGNARKTNHDYTHGKLDELIDITIESGAKLFVCAIGLPSKRIIDKLHDNGVLVMNMVGHPKHAVKALDLGVDMVCAQGHEAGGHTGDITTSILIPAVVDIARNYKPPMLKGSTALVLAAGGISNGRGLASSLMQGATAVWVGTRFVASTEANTSEEHKQAVVACDYHETERTLVLSGRPLRMRPNDYIKRWHSQPQKVQALCSRGVVPIEQDLEQGVEDIDIPHFMGQVAGSVKRIQPAAEIVQEFIDEAVDMLELGAVYLTASSKL, encoded by the coding sequence ATGGCTTCCGGTCCGATTACAACACCGTTCACGACCCTCATGGGCATTAAGCATCCCGTGGTGCTCGCAGGCATGGCTCGCGTGTCTGGCGGAGAGCTCGCTGCGGCCGTGTCCAACgctggcggcctcggcatcatTGGCGGTCTCCAATATACCCCGGACCAGCTCCGCGAAATCATTGCCGAAATGAAGGCCAACTTTGCCCGGCCCGATTTACCATTTGGCGTTGACCTAGCGATCCCCAAGGTGGGCGGCAACGCGCGGAAGACGAATCACGACTATACTCACGGCAAACTCGATGAACTGATCGATATTACTATTGAGAGCGGTGCTAAGCTGTTCGTATGTGCCATTGGACTCCCATCAAAGCGCATCATCGATAAGCTCCACGACAATGGCGTGTTGGTCATGAACATGGTCGGACACCCTAAGCACGCGGTCAAGGCTCTAGATCTCGGCGTCGATATGGTATGTGCGCAGGGCCACGAAGCCGGCGGGCACACCGGAGATATCACGACGTCTATCCTAATACCCGCCGTCGTGGACATTGCCCGCAACTATAAGCCCCCGATGCTAAAGGGTTCTACCGCCCTTGTTCTTGCCGCAGGTGGTATCAGCAACGGCCGTGGTCTCGCGAGTTCGTTAATGCAGGGGGCTACTGCCGTTTGGGTAGGCACGCGATTCGTGGCATCGACCGAGGCCAATACCAGTGAGGAGCACAAGCAAGCGGTAGTGGCCTGCGACTACCACGAGACCGAGAGGACACTCGTCTTGTCGGGACGACCCCTGAGGATGCGGCCAAACGACTACATCAAGAGATGGCACAGCCAGCCGCAAAAGGTTCAGGCACTATGCAGCCGGGGCGTCGTTCCTATAGAGCAGGATCTCGAGCAAGGAGTAGAGGACATCGACATCCCGCACTTTATGGGTCAAGTGGCTGGATCGGTCAAGCGGATACAGCCGGCAGCAGAGATTGTACAAGAATTTATTGACGAGGCTGTCGACATGCTGGAGCTGGGCGCGGTGTACCTCACAGCCAGCAGTAAGCTTTGA
- a CDS encoding uncharacterized protein (EggNog:ENOG503NUUZ~COG:I~TransMembrane:5 (o73-91i103-124o136-157i258-276o288-308i)) gives MQNVSPLPTYIALERNLTTMSQTVVESSSYVPDTFHQEEVPAGYVEGHIGVDQLRKAIPKHCFQPSLARSLSYVVQDIVLLVAPLAATLYLERRIDNATYKFLLCAVLYPFVVGIPGMGLWVLGHEAGHGAFCSNRALGDGIGFLIHSFLMSPFFSWRSTHSRHHIYTNHLGKDHIYVPPKKEDYTEMLKGKVSVEEMTEDAPIVLVLRLLVQQVCGWPTYLFTHISSGDKAALRPSTWWGGNSHFDPWGTLFRADEFWSVVASDVGLVGMCFILWKLAAMYGWWTVTWAYILPLMWVNHYIVIITYLHHTHPDLPKFAEGSWTYLRGALSTVDRDPGFVLRHLMHHIVDLHVIHHLFPKIPHYHAQEATDAIRPLLGKYYHQDNGPWYGALYENFRDCRWVEPDANVPAMERIPKGRDAQANSKSTAADGIYWYRPGNMKRR, from the exons ATGCAAAATGTGTCCCCATTACCCACATATATCGCGCTCGAGCGA AACCTCACCACCATGTCTCAGACCGTGGTAGAGAGCTCCAGCTACGTCCCCGACACCTTTCACCAGGAGGAGGTGCCGGCCGGG TACGTGGAAGGACACATCGGGGTCGACCAGCTTCGGAAAGCCATACCCAAGCATTGCTTTCAgccgtcgctcgctcgaTCGCTGTCCTACGTCGTCCAGGACATCGTGCTCCTGGTCGCGCCTCTTGCCGCCACTCTATACCTCGAAAGACGGATCGATAATGCGACATACAAGTTCCTGCTCTGTGCCGTTCTCTATCCATTCGTCGTTGGAATCCCCGGCATGGGACTATGGGTTCTTGGACACGAGGCAGGTCACGGCGCCTTCTGCAGCAAtcgcgccctcggcgacggcatcggcttcCTCATCCACTCGTTCCTGATGTCGCCATTCTTCAGCTGGCGATCCACCCACTCGCGCCACCATATCTACACCAACCACCTTGGCAAG GACCACATCTACGTGCCCCCCAAGAAAGAGGACTACACGGAGATGCTGAAGGGCAAGGTCTCGGTTGAGGAGATGACCGAAGATGCACCGATAGTGCTTGTCCTGCGGCTGCTTGTTCAGCAGGTCTGCGGATGG CCTACGTACCTGTTCACACACATTAGCTCCGGAGACAAGGCTGCCCTGCGACCGTCTACATGGTGGGGTGGCAACAGCCACTTTGATCCGTGGGGAACGCTCTTCCGGGCCGATGAGTTCTGGTCCGTCGTGGCCTCGGACGTGGGACTGGTCGGCATGTGCTTCATTTTGTGGAAGCTGGCCGCCATGTACGGCTGGTGGACGGTGACGTGGGCGTATATCCTGCCCCTGATGTGGGTGAACCACTATATCG TCATCATCACCTATCTCCACCATACTCACCCAGATCTACCCAAATTCGCCGAGGGCTCCTGGACGTATctccgcggcgccctcaGCACCGTCGACCGCGACCCGGGTTTCGTCCTCAGACACCTGATGCACCACATTGTTGACCTGCATGTTATCCACCACCTGTTCCCCAAGATCCCGCACTATCACGCTCAGGAGGCCACCGATGCCATCCGTCCGCTCCTGGGCAAGTACTACCACCAGGACAACGGCCCTTGGTACGGTGCGCTATATGAGAACTTTCGGGATTGCCGTTGGGTTGAGCCCGATGCCAATGTGCCGGCTATGGAACGGATACCCAAG GGGCGAGATGCGCAAGCTAATAGTAAGAGCACGGCTGCGGATGGCATTTATTGGTATCGCCCGGGGAACATGAAGCGGCGTTGA